The following are from one region of the Primulina eburnea isolate SZY01 chromosome 17, ASM2296580v1, whole genome shotgun sequence genome:
- the LOC140818441 gene encoding plasma membrane ATPase 4-like isoform X1 gives MGGDKALSLEEIKNETVDLEKVPIEEVFEQLKCTREGLSSEEGATRLQIFGPNKLEEKKESKILKFLGFMWNPLSWVMEAAAIMAIALANGGGKPPDWQDFVGIVCLLVINSTISFIEENNAGNAAAALMAGLAPKTKVLRDGQWSEQEAAILVPGDIVSIKLGDIVPADARLLEGDPLKIDQSALTGESLPVTKNPYDEVFSGSTCKQGEIEAVVIATGVHTFFGKAAHLVDSTNQVGHFQKVLTAIGNFCICSIAIGMLAEIIVMYPIQHRPYRKGIDNLLVLLIGGIPIAMPTVLSVTMAIGSHRLSQQGAITKRMTAIEEMAGMDVLCSDKTGTLTLNKLTVDKSLIEVFAKGVDPDLVLLLAARASRTENQDAIDAAIVGTLADPKEARAGIKELHFFPFNPVDKRTALTYIDSDGNWHRASKGAPEQILTLCNCKEDLKKKVHSVIDKFAERGLRSLAVARQEVPEKKKESHGAPWQFVGLLSLFDPPRHDSAETIRRALNLGVNVKMITGDQLAIAKETGRRLGMGVNMYPSASLLGQHKDESIAGLPVEELIEKADGFAGVFPEHKYEIVKKLQESKHIVGMTGDGVNDAPALKKADIGIAVADATDAARGASDIVLTEPGLSVIISAVLTSRAIFQRMKNYTIYAVSITIRIVFGFMLIALIWEFDFSPFMVLIIAILNDGTIMTISKDRVKPSPLPDSWKLKEIFATGIVLGGYLALMTVIFFWLMHKTDFFPVMNQSGLNLIFFLWFLHPRVKQFFCAIQDKFGVKNIRDSEYEMMAALYLQVSIVSQALIFVTRSRSWSFVERPGLLLLTAFVIAQLVATLVAVYANWEFARIKGCGWGWAGVIWLYSIVFYVPLDLMKFAIRYILSGKAWQNLYDNKIAFSTKKDYGKEEREAQWALAQRTLHGLQTQEATNIFNEKSSYRELSEIAEQAKRRAEIARLRELHTLKGHVESVVKLKGLDIETIQQHYTV, from the exons ATGGGCGGGGATAAAGCTCTGAGCCTCGAAGAAATCAAGAATGAGACTGTTGATCTG GAAAAAGTTCCGATTGAGGAAGTTTTCGAGCAGTTGAAATGTACCCGTGAAGGGCTGAGTTCTGAAGAAGGAGCCACAAggcttcaaatttttggaccCAACAAATTGGAAGAGAAGAAG GAGAGCAAAATTCTCAAGTTCCTTGGTTTTATGTGGAATCCACTCTCATGGGTTATGGAAGCTGCAGCTATCATGGCGATTGCTCTCGCTAATGGAGGTGGCAAACCACCGGATTGGCAAGACTTTGTTGGTATTGTTTGCTTGCTCGTTATCAACTCTACTATCAGTTTCATAGAAGAGAATAATGCCGGAAACGCCGCTGCGGCCCTTATGGCCGGTCTTGCTCCTAAAACTAAG GTCCTCAGGGATGGTCAATGGAGTGAGCAGGAAGCTGCCATTCTGGTTCCTGGAGATATAGTAAGTATCAAATTGGGAGACATTGTCCCTGCCGATGCTCGTTTGCTTGAAGGTGATCCGTTAAAGATTGACCAATCCGCCCTCACGGGAGAATCCCTTCCAGTAACCAAGAATCCTTACGATGAAGTTTTCTCGGGTTCCACTTGTAAACAAGGTGAAATCGAAGCTGTAGTCATCGCCACTGGTGTCCACACCTTCTTCGGGAAAGCGGCTCATCTTGTGGACAGCACGAACCAAGTGGGACACTTCCAGAAAGTTCTCACAGCAATCGGTAACTTCTGCATTTGTTCGATAGCCATTGGTATGCTGGCCGAAATAATCGTCATGTACCCGATTCAGCACAGGCCATATAGGAAGGGTATTGACAATCTCCTCGTTCTCTTGATTGGAGGCATTCCGATCGCTATGCCCACCGTCTTGTCTGTGACGATGGCTATTGGATCCCACAGACTATCACAGCAAGGAGCCATCACAAAGAGAATGACTGCCATTGAGGAAATGGCAGGAATGGACGTCTTGTGCAGTGACAAAACTGGAACTTTGACTCTTAACAAGTTGACTGTCGATAAAAGCTTGATTGAGGTCTTTGCAAAAGGTGTGGATCCCGATCTTGTTCTGCTTCTTGCTGCTAGGGCTTCGAGAACTGAAAATCAAGATGCTATTGATGCTGCCATTGTTGGCACGCTCGCTGATCCAAAAGAG GCTAGAGCTGGCATCAAGGAGTTGCATTTCTTCCCCTTCAACCCTGTGGATAAGAGGACGGCTTTGACTTATATTGATTCAGACGGGAATTGGCATCGTGCCAGCAAGGGAGCTCCTGAACAG ATTTTGACTCTGTGCAATTGCAAGGAAGACTTGAAGAAAAAGGTTCACAGCGTAATTGATAAATTTGCTGAGCGTGGGCTACGGTCCTTGGCTGTTGCCAGACAG GAAGTTCCAGAAAAGAAAAAGGAGAGCCATGGTGCTCCATGGCAATTTGTTGGGCTCCTATCTCTTTTTGATCCACCGAGACACGATAGTGCAGAAACCATCCGCAGGGCACTAAATCTTGGTGTAAATGTCAAAATGATTACTG GTGATCAACTTGCCATTGCTAAGGAGACTGGACGTAGACTCGGGATGGGAGTAAACATGTATCCATCAGCTTCGTTACTCGGGCAACACAAGGATGAGTCTATTGCTGGCCTTCCTGTAGAAGAATTGATTGAGAAGGCCGATGGTTTTGCTGGGGTCTTTCCAG AGCACAAATATGAAATAGTAAAGAAGTTGCAGGAAAGTAAGCACATTGTTGGAATGACAGGAGATGGTGTCAACGATGCCCCTGCTCTAAAGAAGGCAGACATTGGGATTGCCGTTGCTGATGCTACTGATGCTGCAAGAGGTGCTTCCGACATCGTGCTGACAGAACCTGGGCTTAGTGTCATCATTAGTGCAGTGTTGACGAGCAGAGCTATTTTCCAAAGAATGAAGAATTACACA ATATATGCAGTCTCAATCACCATCCGTATCGTG TTTGGTTTCATGCTTATTGCCTTGATTTGGGAGTTCGATTTCTCTCCCTTCATGGTTTTGATCATTGCCATCCTTAATGATG GTACAATTATGACCATCTCAAAAGATAGGGTGAAGCCATCTCCGTTGCCCGATAGCTGGAAATTGAAGGAGATTTTCGCCACTGGCATAGTACTTGGAGGTTACCTTGCATTGATGACTGTTATATTCTTCTGGCTGATGCATAAAACCGACTTCTTCCCTGTAATGAACCAATCCGGccttaatttaatattttttttgtggtTTTTGCATCCACGGGTAAAACAATTTTTTTGTGCTATTCAGGACAAATTTGGAGTTAAAAATATTCGAGACAGTGAGTACGAAATGATGGCTGCTCTATACTTACAAGTTAGTATTGTTAGCCAAGCCCTCATTTTCGTGACCAGGTCACGCAGTTGGTCATTTGTTGAACGCCCTGGACTTCTGTTATTGACTGCTTTCGTCATTGCACAATTG GTTGCTACTCTCGTAGCCGTGTATGCCAACTGGGAGTTTGCCAGAATCAAAGGATGTGGTTGGGGATGGGCTGGTGTAATCTGGCTTTACAGTATTGTTTTCTATGTGCCGCTCGACTTGATGAAGTTTGCTATCCGTTACATCTTAAGTGGAAAGGCTTGGCAGAACTTGTATGACAACAAG ATCGCTTTCTCAACCAAGAAAGATTATGGAAAAGAGGAGAGGGAAGCTCAATGGGCTCTTGCTCAAAGAACTTTACACGGCCTCCAAACACAGGAAGCTACAAATATTTTCAATGAGAAGAGCAGCTACAGGGAACTGTCCGAAATTGCAGAACAAGCCAAGAGGAGAGCTGAGATAGCTAG GCTAAGGGAGTTGCATACACTTAAGGGACACGTTGAATCAGTCGTGAAGCTTAAAGGGCTCGACATTGAGACCATCCAGCAGCATTACACCGTTTGA
- the LOC140818653 gene encoding gibberellin 2-beta-dioxygenase 8-like: MHLLPTQEAIQTKQESQHRHTMTNSQKLDSYPPFVHQSPGIDHCGNPTKNLQKPESESVPDSDSLPVVDLLSSHPERISESSREWGMFRLVNHGVESKLLSKILECAAEVFSLSFESKQVVFDGPIQYFWGSPAISLAGNSQQESPCAQNLHWLEGFNVPLEKITQFKYEDPLLESFRALLEEYGNQQSLVAEEIFKTMTEDLEFSSTKSKSYLSLASGLLRVYRYPWCPLSELRWGIGEHTDSSVLSILHQDQVGGLQVCKGSKWLDVQPSPGALVVNIGDLMQAMSNDKYVSVKHRVKVNKEKDRISIGYFVFPTEDALIDSSNYRLFTYADFQADRELDFKTLGTKIGLPRYKIVPENSE, from the exons ATGCACCTACTCCCAACACAAGAAGCTATACAGACAAAACAAGAATCCCAACACCGCCACACGATGACCAATTCACAGAAACTCGACTCCTACCCTCCTTTCGTCCACCAAAGCCCTGGGATTGACCATTGCGGGAACCCAACCAAAAACCTACAAAAACCAGAATCTGAATCTGTCCCGGACTCAGATTCACTGCCTGTCGTGGATTTGCTGAGCAGTCATCCAGAAAGAATCAGCGAATCTTCCAGGGAATGGGGTATGTTTCGGCTGGTCAACCATGGAGTGGAATCCAAGTTGTTGAGCAAGATTCTTGAGTGTGCGGCTGAGGTTTTCTCACTCAGTTTCGAATCCAAACAAGTCGTATTCGACGGCCCGATACAGTATTTTTGGGGCAGCCCCGCGATAAGCTTGGCCGGAAACTCTCAACAGGAAAGCCCTTGCGCTCAAAACCTGCACTGGTTGGAGGGTTTCAATGTTCCTCTGGAGAAGATAACTCAGTTCAAGTATGAGGATCCATTGCTGGAGTCTTTCAG GGCTTTATTAGAGGAATATGGGAACCAGCAGTCTTTGGTGGCAGAGGAAATATTCAAAACAATGACTGAGGACCTCGAGTTTTCTTCAACAAAATCGAAGTCCTATTTGTCGTTGGCCTCGGGACTTTTACGTGTGTATCGATATCCCTGGTGTCCACTGTCGGAGCTGAGGTGGGGCATTGGCGAACACACGGACAGCTCGGTTCTTTCGATACTGCATCAGGATCAAGTAGGAGGGCTTCAAGTTTGCAAGGGGAGTAAATGGCTCGACGTACAACCTAGTCCGGGCGCTCTCGTTGTCAATATAGGAGACCTTATGCAG GCAATGAGTAACGACAAGTATGTGAGTGTGAAGCACAGAGTGAAGGTAAACAAGGAAAAAGACAGGATTTCGATCGGGTATTTCGTCTTTCCGACCGAAGATGCGTTGATTGATAGCTCGAACTACAGGTTATTCACTTATGCAGATTTTCAGGCAGACAGGGAGTTGGATTTTAAGACATTGGGGACCAAAATCGGCCTTCCCCGCTACAAAATAGTCCCCGAAAATTCCGAATGA
- the LOC140818705 gene encoding uncharacterized protein produces MREGRGQDGSREHAEPRRRTNEDNHPTRGMIHMISGGATDGDSGRARKAHGRRLESFEISRGADLPHDPVISFGPDDLRGIVAPHNDALVVTAAVANYDVARIFIDNGSSVNILFKSTLDKMKVEGFEFEPISTPVYGFAGHAIPPLGQIVLPLSLGHEPRRVTKMTTFIMVDTPSAYNGILGRPALKDFRAVASTYHQKLKFPIGKEVGVLCGDQRVARRCYEGIVKEEGKRARLEVNMIRKGGNVWLGPRYKKIRGERWTQSGMIFSE; encoded by the coding sequence ATGAGAGAAGGTCGAGGTCAGGATGGCTCTCGGGAGCACGCGGAACCGAGGAGGAGAACGAATGAGGATAACCACCCTacgagaggaatgattcatatgatctcggggggtgctactgatggaGATTCCGGGCGAGCGCGAAAGGCGCATGGGAGGAGGTTGGAGAGTTTTGAAATATCTAGGGGTGCGGACCTACCCCATGATCCTGTCATCAGTTTTGGACCGGATGACCTCCGAGGCATTGTGGCTCCTcataacgatgccttggtggtAACGGCCGCCGTTGCCAATTACGATGTGGCACGaatatttattgataatggaagctcTGTTAATATCCTGTTCAAGAGCACTTTGGATAAGATGAAGGTGGAGGGATTTGAGTTCGAGCCAATCTCTACTCCTGTATATGGATTTGCAGGACATGCCATCCCACCGCTCGGTCAGATTGTCCTTCCTCTATCTTTGGGACATGAGCCTCGGCGGGTAACAAAAATGACAACATTTATTATGGTGGACACCCCATCTGCTTACAATGGAATTCTGGGGCGACCAGCCCTAAAGGATTTCAGAGCTGTAGCGTCCACGTATCATCAGAAGTTGAAATTTCCTATAGGGAAGGAGGTTGGAGTTTTATGCGGGGATCAGAGAGTCGCGCGTCGGTGTTATGAAGGGATAGTGAAAGAAGAGGGGAAGAGAGCGCGTTTGGAGGTTAACATGATTAGGAAAGGAGGAAATGTGTGGCTTGGTCCTAGGTACAAGAAGATCAGAGGGGAAAGATGGACCCAGAGTGGAATGATCTTTTCAGAGTGA
- the LOC140818441 gene encoding plasma membrane ATPase 4-like isoform X2: MGGDKALSLEEIKNETVDLEKVPIEEVFEQLKCTREGLSSEEGATRLQIFGPNKLEEKKESKILKFLGFMWNPLSWVMEAAAIMAIALANGGGKPPDWQDFVGIVCLLVINSTISFIEENNAGNAAAALMAGLAPKTKVLRDGQWSEQEAAILVPGDIVSIKLGDIVPADARLLEGDPLKIDQSALTGESLPVTKNPYDEVFSGSTCKQGEIEAVVIATGVHTFFGKAAHLVDSTNQVGHFQKVLTAIGNFCICSIAIGMLAEIIVMYPIQHRPYRKGIDNLLVLLIGGIPIAMPTVLSVTMAIGSHRLSQQGAITKRMTAIEEMAGMDVLCSDKTGTLTLNKLTVDKSLIEVFAKGVDPDLVLLLAARASRTENQDAIDAAIVGTLADPKEARAGIKELHFFPFNPVDKRTALTYIDSDGNWHRASKGAPEQILTLCNCKEDLKKKVHSVIDKFAERGLRSLAVARQEVPEKKKESHGAPWQFVGLLSLFDPPRHDSAETIRRALNLGVNVKMITGDQLAIAKETGRRLGMGVNMYPSASLLGQHKDESIAGLPVEELIEKADGFAGVFPEHKYEIVKKLQESKHIVGMTGDGVNDAPALKKADIGIAVADATDAARGASDIVLTEPGLSVIISAVLTSRAIFQRMKNYTIYAVSITIRIVFGFMLIALIWEFDFSPFMVLIIAILNDGTIMTISKDRVKPSPLPDSWKLKEIFATGIVLGGYLALMTVIFFWLMHKTDFFPDKFGVKNIRDSEYEMMAALYLQVSIVSQALIFVTRSRSWSFVERPGLLLLTAFVIAQLVATLVAVYANWEFARIKGCGWGWAGVIWLYSIVFYVPLDLMKFAIRYILSGKAWQNLYDNKIAFSTKKDYGKEEREAQWALAQRTLHGLQTQEATNIFNEKSSYRELSEIAEQAKRRAEIARLRELHTLKGHVESVVKLKGLDIETIQQHYTV; encoded by the exons ATGGGCGGGGATAAAGCTCTGAGCCTCGAAGAAATCAAGAATGAGACTGTTGATCTG GAAAAAGTTCCGATTGAGGAAGTTTTCGAGCAGTTGAAATGTACCCGTGAAGGGCTGAGTTCTGAAGAAGGAGCCACAAggcttcaaatttttggaccCAACAAATTGGAAGAGAAGAAG GAGAGCAAAATTCTCAAGTTCCTTGGTTTTATGTGGAATCCACTCTCATGGGTTATGGAAGCTGCAGCTATCATGGCGATTGCTCTCGCTAATGGAGGTGGCAAACCACCGGATTGGCAAGACTTTGTTGGTATTGTTTGCTTGCTCGTTATCAACTCTACTATCAGTTTCATAGAAGAGAATAATGCCGGAAACGCCGCTGCGGCCCTTATGGCCGGTCTTGCTCCTAAAACTAAG GTCCTCAGGGATGGTCAATGGAGTGAGCAGGAAGCTGCCATTCTGGTTCCTGGAGATATAGTAAGTATCAAATTGGGAGACATTGTCCCTGCCGATGCTCGTTTGCTTGAAGGTGATCCGTTAAAGATTGACCAATCCGCCCTCACGGGAGAATCCCTTCCAGTAACCAAGAATCCTTACGATGAAGTTTTCTCGGGTTCCACTTGTAAACAAGGTGAAATCGAAGCTGTAGTCATCGCCACTGGTGTCCACACCTTCTTCGGGAAAGCGGCTCATCTTGTGGACAGCACGAACCAAGTGGGACACTTCCAGAAAGTTCTCACAGCAATCGGTAACTTCTGCATTTGTTCGATAGCCATTGGTATGCTGGCCGAAATAATCGTCATGTACCCGATTCAGCACAGGCCATATAGGAAGGGTATTGACAATCTCCTCGTTCTCTTGATTGGAGGCATTCCGATCGCTATGCCCACCGTCTTGTCTGTGACGATGGCTATTGGATCCCACAGACTATCACAGCAAGGAGCCATCACAAAGAGAATGACTGCCATTGAGGAAATGGCAGGAATGGACGTCTTGTGCAGTGACAAAACTGGAACTTTGACTCTTAACAAGTTGACTGTCGATAAAAGCTTGATTGAGGTCTTTGCAAAAGGTGTGGATCCCGATCTTGTTCTGCTTCTTGCTGCTAGGGCTTCGAGAACTGAAAATCAAGATGCTATTGATGCTGCCATTGTTGGCACGCTCGCTGATCCAAAAGAG GCTAGAGCTGGCATCAAGGAGTTGCATTTCTTCCCCTTCAACCCTGTGGATAAGAGGACGGCTTTGACTTATATTGATTCAGACGGGAATTGGCATCGTGCCAGCAAGGGAGCTCCTGAACAG ATTTTGACTCTGTGCAATTGCAAGGAAGACTTGAAGAAAAAGGTTCACAGCGTAATTGATAAATTTGCTGAGCGTGGGCTACGGTCCTTGGCTGTTGCCAGACAG GAAGTTCCAGAAAAGAAAAAGGAGAGCCATGGTGCTCCATGGCAATTTGTTGGGCTCCTATCTCTTTTTGATCCACCGAGACACGATAGTGCAGAAACCATCCGCAGGGCACTAAATCTTGGTGTAAATGTCAAAATGATTACTG GTGATCAACTTGCCATTGCTAAGGAGACTGGACGTAGACTCGGGATGGGAGTAAACATGTATCCATCAGCTTCGTTACTCGGGCAACACAAGGATGAGTCTATTGCTGGCCTTCCTGTAGAAGAATTGATTGAGAAGGCCGATGGTTTTGCTGGGGTCTTTCCAG AGCACAAATATGAAATAGTAAAGAAGTTGCAGGAAAGTAAGCACATTGTTGGAATGACAGGAGATGGTGTCAACGATGCCCCTGCTCTAAAGAAGGCAGACATTGGGATTGCCGTTGCTGATGCTACTGATGCTGCAAGAGGTGCTTCCGACATCGTGCTGACAGAACCTGGGCTTAGTGTCATCATTAGTGCAGTGTTGACGAGCAGAGCTATTTTCCAAAGAATGAAGAATTACACA ATATATGCAGTCTCAATCACCATCCGTATCGTG TTTGGTTTCATGCTTATTGCCTTGATTTGGGAGTTCGATTTCTCTCCCTTCATGGTTTTGATCATTGCCATCCTTAATGATG GTACAATTATGACCATCTCAAAAGATAGGGTGAAGCCATCTCCGTTGCCCGATAGCTGGAAATTGAAGGAGATTTTCGCCACTGGCATAGTACTTGGAGGTTACCTTGCATTGATGACTGTTATATTCTTCTGGCTGATGCATAAAACCGACTTCTTCCCT GACAAATTTGGAGTTAAAAATATTCGAGACAGTGAGTACGAAATGATGGCTGCTCTATACTTACAAGTTAGTATTGTTAGCCAAGCCCTCATTTTCGTGACCAGGTCACGCAGTTGGTCATTTGTTGAACGCCCTGGACTTCTGTTATTGACTGCTTTCGTCATTGCACAATTG GTTGCTACTCTCGTAGCCGTGTATGCCAACTGGGAGTTTGCCAGAATCAAAGGATGTGGTTGGGGATGGGCTGGTGTAATCTGGCTTTACAGTATTGTTTTCTATGTGCCGCTCGACTTGATGAAGTTTGCTATCCGTTACATCTTAAGTGGAAAGGCTTGGCAGAACTTGTATGACAACAAG ATCGCTTTCTCAACCAAGAAAGATTATGGAAAAGAGGAGAGGGAAGCTCAATGGGCTCTTGCTCAAAGAACTTTACACGGCCTCCAAACACAGGAAGCTACAAATATTTTCAATGAGAAGAGCAGCTACAGGGAACTGTCCGAAATTGCAGAACAAGCCAAGAGGAGAGCTGAGATAGCTAG GCTAAGGGAGTTGCATACACTTAAGGGACACGTTGAATCAGTCGTGAAGCTTAAAGGGCTCGACATTGAGACCATCCAGCAGCATTACACCGTTTGA